A genomic window from Litoreibacter janthinus includes:
- a CDS encoding MAPEG family protein has protein sequence MGKRALILLGMGAGAIWALAAIPLARMASWQVNMPLTEALPFALLPGGVMLLLMIGRLAQRRFFDDRIIDGDAYPVGSAAEIDQRVLRNSVEQLMLCLLLWPFIGTVLGAGPILLLGASFGATRLLFWLGYHLSPPLRGFGFAAGFYPTITFLVFALIIAIEDGRFAVVMP, from the coding sequence ATGGGAAAGCGTGCGCTCATCCTTCTTGGGATGGGCGCGGGTGCGATCTGGGCGCTGGCGGCGATCCCGTTGGCGCGCATGGCGTCATGGCAGGTTAACATGCCATTAACCGAAGCTCTGCCCTTCGCGCTTTTGCCGGGCGGTGTCATGTTGCTTTTGATGATTGGCCGTCTTGCGCAACGACGCTTCTTTGACGATAGGATCATCGACGGCGATGCCTATCCCGTAGGTTCCGCCGCCGAGATTGATCAGCGCGTCCTGCGGAATTCTGTTGAGCAATTGATGCTTTGCCTTCTGCTTTGGCCCTTTATCGGGACAGTTCTTGGGGCAGGGCCAATCTTGCTGCTTGGCGCGTCCTTCGGGGCGACGCGTCTGCTGTTTTGGTTGGGCTATCACCTGTCGCCCCCACTGCGCGGCTTCGGCTTTGCTGCTGGCTTTTACCCAACAATCACGTTCTTGGTGTTCGCGCTCATCATAGCGATTGAGGACGGGCGCTTTGCTGTCGTGATGCCTTGA
- a CDS encoding DnaA ATPase domain-containing protein encodes MPEQLAFSLPAKEALGRDDYFVSGANALAVAAVESWADWPLNKMVLIGPPGSGKTHLAMVWAHEAGARVVGADALDDPMALAQGPLVVEDLHLIVGDRAKETQAFHLHNLMQEGGHPLLITSAIAPARLDFAVADLKSRMEGTSLATLEALDDALLMALVMKMFSDRQIALKPDLLSYILPRLPRSFDAVRSFVEAIDARALSEKRPIGKGLARDVLAEIVDL; translated from the coding sequence ATGCCCGAGCAACTGGCCTTTTCATTGCCCGCGAAAGAAGCGCTGGGCCGCGACGATTATTTTGTGTCCGGCGCAAACGCGCTGGCGGTTGCCGCTGTCGAAAGCTGGGCTGATTGGCCGTTGAACAAGATGGTCCTGATCGGGCCGCCCGGATCGGGGAAAACCCACCTTGCAATGGTCTGGGCACATGAGGCCGGCGCGCGCGTCGTTGGGGCTGATGCGCTTGATGACCCGATGGCGCTGGCCCAAGGCCCTTTGGTGGTCGAAGACCTGCATCTGATCGTGGGCGATCGTGCCAAGGAGACCCAAGCCTTCCATCTGCACAATCTTATGCAGGAGGGGGGGCATCCGCTCTTGATCACATCAGCCATTGCGCCTGCGCGCTTGGATTTCGCCGTCGCAGATCTCAAAAGCCGTATGGAAGGGACATCCCTTGCCACACTCGAAGCGCTGGACGACGCGCTTCTGATGGCCTTGGTGATGAAAATGTTCTCTGACCGTCAAATCGCTCTGAAGCCTGATCTGCTCAGCTACATCCTGCCACGGCTGCCGCGCAGTTTTGACGCGGTGCGCAGCTTTGTGGAAGCCATAGACGCTCGTGCCTTGTCCGAGAAACGCCCCATCGGCAAAGGTCTGGCCCGTGATGTTTTGGCCGAGATTGTCGACCTTTAG
- a CDS encoding AI-2E family transporter, producing MALPVREQAKYWGIATAVFLVALWYLGDVMLPFIVGGAIAYGLDPMADRLERMGASRVVATTIISLIALFVFILLAVLIVPMIVSQAAGLFESAPDLFARLRDFLSERFPDLGDANSTLRQSLASIGATIQERGGAFAKSVFSSALGVINAVVFIVVVPVVAFYMLLDWDNLIAKIDTLLPRDHAPQVRKIAADIDKTLASFVRGQLTVCTILGVFYAVGLMLVGLQFGLVVGFIAGLISFIPYIGAVIGGVLAVGLALFQFWGEPAMIGAVAAVFVAGQFLEGNVLTPKLVGESVGLHPVWLMFSLSVFGTLFGFVGMLVAVPVAAALGVVARFGAEQYRTSRLYKGLDNDETPEGTE from the coding sequence ATGGCGCTACCAGTCCGAGAACAGGCAAAATATTGGGGCATCGCGACGGCGGTGTTCTTAGTTGCGCTTTGGTATCTTGGCGATGTGATGCTGCCGTTCATCGTGGGCGGTGCGATCGCTTACGGGCTTGACCCTATGGCGGACCGGTTGGAACGTATGGGCGCCAGTCGCGTGGTTGCCACCACAATCATCAGCCTTATTGCGCTCTTCGTATTCATCCTTCTGGCCGTGCTCATCGTGCCGATGATTGTCAGTCAGGCCGCAGGATTGTTCGAAAGCGCGCCGGATTTGTTTGCGCGGCTGCGCGACTTCCTGTCCGAGCGGTTTCCTGATCTGGGCGATGCGAATTCCACACTGCGCCAGTCGCTTGCGTCCATTGGTGCGACCATTCAGGAACGCGGTGGGGCGTTCGCCAAAAGCGTGTTCTCCTCGGCCTTGGGCGTTATCAACGCGGTGGTGTTCATCGTCGTGGTGCCCGTCGTGGCGTTTTACATGCTGCTCGACTGGGACAACCTGATTGCCAAGATCGACACGCTTTTGCCGCGGGACCATGCCCCACAGGTTCGCAAGATCGCGGCGGATATCGACAAAACACTCGCTAGCTTCGTGCGCGGGCAATTGACTGTCTGCACAATTTTGGGCGTCTTTTACGCCGTTGGCCTCATGCTCGTGGGGCTGCAATTTGGTCTCGTTGTCGGGTTCATCGCGGGCCTGATCTCGTTTATCCCCTACATCGGCGCCGTGATCGGCGGTGTATTGGCCGTTGGCTTGGCGCTGTTCCAGTTCTGGGGGGAGCCTGCAATGATCGGCGCTGTGGCTGCTGTTTTCGTGGCGGGTCAATTTCTTGAAGGTAATGTGCTCACACCGAAACTCGTGGGCGAAAGCGTGGGGCTGCATCCGGTCTGGCTGATGTTCTCACTATCCGTATTCGGCACGCTCTTTGGTTTTGTCGGGATGCTGGTCGCCGTTCCTGTCGCTGCCGCCTTGGGCGTGGTGGCACGCTTCGGTGCGGAGCAGTATCGCACAAGCCGGCTCTATAAGGGGCTGGACAACGACGAGACGCCGGAAGGCACTGAATAG
- a CDS encoding DUF4174 domain-containing protein produces MKHAILFVFSTFFSLQAVAEGLPEGALEDPTAIGPYDAVEANLSDFLWLKRPVVVFADTPADPRFKRQIELLEARPQALIDREVVILVDTDPKTPSDIRTKLRPRGFMMVLIGKDGEVELRKPSPWDIREITRAIDKMPLRLQELKEMRAAQDAELND; encoded by the coding sequence ATGAAACACGCTATCTTATTTGTTTTTTCTACATTTTTTTCTTTGCAGGCCGTAGCTGAAGGGCTGCCGGAAGGGGCATTGGAAGACCCCACTGCGATCGGGCCATATGATGCAGTTGAAGCGAATTTGAGCGATTTTCTTTGGCTGAAACGGCCCGTCGTGGTCTTTGCAGACACCCCCGCCGATCCGCGCTTCAAGCGCCAAATCGAGCTGTTGGAGGCGCGCCCGCAGGCCCTGATCGACCGTGAGGTCGTGATTTTGGTAGATACGGATCCCAAAACCCCGTCCGATATTCGCACCAAACTGCGCCCGCGTGGGTTCATGATGGTGCTGATCGGTAAGGACGGAGAGGTCGAATTGCGCAAGCCGTCCCCGTGGGACATCCGAGAGATCACGCGCGCCATCGACAAGATGCCGCTGCGGCTACAGGAACTCAAAGAAATGCGGGCCGCACAAGACGCAGAATTGAACGATTGA
- the scpA gene encoding methylmalonyl-CoA mutase codes for MTDKKEAWETRAEKELRGRPLEDLTWDSPEGIAIQPVYTEEDATDLEHMGSMPGEGPFTRGPRSTMYTGRPWTIRQYAGFSTAEESNAFYRKALDAGQQGVSVAFDLATHRGYDSDHERVVGDVGKAGVAIDSVEDMKILFDGIPLDKVSVSMTMNGAVIPVLASFIVAGEEQGHDRAVLSGTIQNDILKEFMVRNTYIYPPEPSMRIVSDIIAYTASDMPKFNSISISGYHMQEAGANLVQELAFTLADGREYVRAAIANGMDVDAFAGRLSFFFAIGMNFFMEAAKLRAARFLWHKIMSEFNPKKEGSLMLRTHCQTSGVSLQEQDPYNNIVRTAYEAMSAVLGGTQSLHTNSFDEAIALPTAFSSRIARNTQLILQNETKVTKVVDPLAGSYYVEKLTADLADEAWKIIEEIEEMGGMTKAVATGMPKLRIEEAAALRQAQVDRGEEVIVGVNKFRLDKEDPIDILDVDNVAVRLSQIERLDKIKATRDQAACDAALAALEGAAKSGDGNLLALAVDAARARATVGEISMAMEKAFGRHRAEVKTLAGVYGAAYEGDADFAAIQKDVENFAEEEGRRPRMLVVKMGQDGHDRGAKVIATAFADIGFDVDVGPLFQTPEEAAQDAVDNDVHVIGISSQAAGHKTLAPKLVEALKAAGAGDILVICGGVIPQQDYDFLYNAGVKAIFGPGTNIPEAAKDILALIRKARK; via the coding sequence ATGACGGACAAGAAAGAAGCGTGGGAAACGCGCGCTGAAAAAGAACTGCGCGGCCGCCCGCTAGAAGATCTGACTTGGGACAGCCCGGAAGGCATCGCGATTCAGCCGGTTTATACCGAAGAGGATGCGACAGATCTGGAGCATATGGGCTCCATGCCGGGCGAGGGCCCGTTTACCCGTGGCCCACGCTCGACAATGTATACAGGTCGTCCTTGGACCATCCGCCAGTATGCAGGCTTCTCAACCGCCGAGGAATCCAACGCGTTCTACCGCAAGGCGCTTGATGCAGGTCAGCAGGGCGTCTCGGTCGCGTTCGATCTGGCAACGCACCGTGGATATGACAGCGACCACGAGCGTGTGGTGGGTGACGTTGGCAAGGCCGGTGTGGCCATCGACAGCGTTGAGGACATGAAGATTCTGTTTGATGGCATCCCGCTGGATAAGGTCTCCGTCTCGATGACGATGAACGGCGCGGTGATCCCCGTGCTGGCATCCTTCATTGTGGCTGGGGAAGAGCAGGGCCATGACCGTGCGGTCCTGTCTGGCACGATCCAGAACGACATCCTCAAAGAATTCATGGTGCGCAACACCTACATCTACCCGCCGGAGCCCTCGATGAGGATCGTGTCCGACATCATCGCCTACACCGCGTCCGATATGCCGAAGTTCAACTCGATCTCGATTTCCGGCTACCACATGCAAGAAGCCGGCGCGAACTTGGTCCAAGAGCTGGCATTCACGCTAGCGGATGGGCGCGAATATGTGCGTGCGGCGATTGCAAACGGGATGGACGTCGATGCGTTCGCAGGCCGGTTAAGCTTCTTCTTTGCCATCGGCATGAATTTCTTCATGGAAGCCGCGAAACTGCGCGCGGCCCGGTTCCTGTGGCACAAGATCATGAGTGAGTTTAACCCCAAGAAAGAAGGCTCTTTGATGCTGCGGACGCATTGCCAGACCTCCGGCGTGTCGTTGCAGGAGCAGGACCCCTACAACAACATCGTGCGCACGGCTTATGAGGCCATGTCTGCGGTGCTGGGCGGCACACAATCGCTGCATACCAACTCGTTTGACGAGGCCATTGCGTTGCCCACAGCGTTCTCGTCGCGCATCGCACGCAACACCCAGCTGATTTTACAGAACGAAACCAAGGTCACCAAGGTCGTCGACCCGTTGGCAGGGTCTTACTATGTCGAGAAGCTTACCGCTGATCTGGCGGACGAGGCGTGGAAGATCATCGAAGAGATCGAAGAGATGGGCGGCATGACCAAAGCTGTGGCCACTGGCATGCCTAAATTACGCATCGAGGAAGCAGCCGCTTTGCGCCAGGCACAGGTTGACCGTGGAGAGGAAGTGATCGTCGGCGTCAACAAGTTCCGTTTGGACAAGGAAGACCCGATCGACATTCTCGATGTGGACAATGTCGCCGTCCGATTGAGCCAGATCGAGCGGCTCGACAAGATCAAAGCCACCCGCGACCAAGCCGCGTGCGATGCGGCTTTGGCAGCTCTTGAAGGCGCGGCCAAGTCTGGGGATGGCAATTTGCTGGCCCTGGCAGTGGATGCCGCGCGGGCCCGCGCAACAGTTGGAGAGATTAGCATGGCAATGGAAAAAGCATTCGGTCGCCACCGCGCAGAGGTGAAGACCTTGGCGGGCGTCTATGGCGCAGCTTACGAGGGTGATGCAGATTTCGCCGCGATCCAGAAAGACGTGGAGAACTTCGCAGAAGAAGAGGGCCGTCGCCCGCGTATGCTGGTGGTAAAGATGGGCCAAGATGGTCATGACCGCGGCGCAAAGGTGATTGCCACCGCCTTCGCAGATATCGGCTTTGATGTGGATGTCGGCCCGCTGTTTCAAACACCGGAAGAGGCAGCCCAAGACGCCGTCGATAACGATGTGCATGTGATCGGCATCAGCTCGCAAGCGGCAGGCCACAAAACCTTGGCGCCGAAACTGGTGGAGGCGTTGAAAGCCGCCGGGGCAGGCGACATCCTTGTGATCTGCGGCGGGGTGATCCCGCAGCAGGATTACGACTTCCTCTACAACGCAGGCGTGAAAGCGATCTTTGGCCCCGGGACCAATATTCCGGAAGCGGCAAAAGACATCCTTGCCCTGATCCGCAAGGCACGTAAGTGA